The Oculatellaceae cyanobacterium region CTATTATTATTAGGATTTCGATAAACTTCTATGACTTCATGATTCAAATTAATTATCCAAATTTCAGATATTCTACTACTTGCATACAAAGGTAGTTTTACTTCTCTGTCATATTCAATAGTAGTGTCTGCAACTTCAATTATTAAAAATATATCTTGGGGTTGAGGATGTCCGTCAGCGTAGAAATCAGGGCGAGGTTGTAGTAATGCTATATCTGGTTGTGGTTCAGAGTTATTATTTAATCTGACTGGATTTTGAACACCTACTATAGCACGTATACCTAGCAGTTGCGAGAATAAACTATTTAAGCGATTTACACACGCACCATGACGACTACCAATTGCTGCCATTTCAACAATCTCTCCCTCGATTAATTCTACACGGTCATTTTCAGTGAGGATACCAGCGGCAGCCATTTGGTAATACTCCTCTACTGTGAAAAGCCGTTTCAGCATTTGCACAGCCATAACAACCTCTATTTGGTTTTGCAATTGTGATTCTATTGTAAGGGATGCGTAAATCCTGTCCTCAATCAAGGCTACGCTACATATAGACAAAATTTTGTGTATATACTCTATATATAGTGTTGCTAGATTAAGTAAAATTTTGGCGATCGCTTCAATTTTGGTGGAATTTTCCCAAATCAAGTACTAATGTACTATAATAAAGAGGTAGGCTTCCCCAGTCAGCACACGCCTGAAACCCAGATGGAGTCAATATTTCATGACTAAGCACTACGTTCTTAGCCTTAATCCCAACGCCCAACATGAGTGGGATCGCTGCACCTTAAGGAATCCCATTTCTGCTGAACGCCCAGACTTAGCAAGTATGCTTGCTGAAGCGGTGGGAGAAGAGGCGGGTGATTATCTGGTGTCTGTCAGTATTGAAGTCAAAGTGTTAGAAAAAGCACCTCTTCCTCAGCCGGAACGGTCTATTGATGTTCCTACGGTTCCTGCTGTACCACAACTTAAGGAATTGGTTGCTTAGTTAACACAAGATTTCTCTCTTCAAAGCTTTTTTTAAGATTCATTACCCCGTATTTTTTGAGGGAAACTTGTGATGAAGTTAAGTCAATATCCAGCCGCGATCGCACAAGCGGCTCAAGCTGTTAATGAATTAGATTCACAACTTGCAGCAGTGCAATTGCAAGTTAATCGACTTGAAAATAATGCGGATAAAATCTCGGCATTTGAGCCGCATTTAAAGAATGATAATCAACGCAAAGCGCGTCGTTTTGAAGTGCTTCAGGTAAGTTTAGAGTATCAACAAGCAATCAATACGATGATGCGTTTAACTGCTGAAAAAGCTCATGCGCTGACGCATCTAGAATATCTCCGTAACCAGTTTAGCGTGGCTAAGTTAGAAGTGCGACAAGCGATCGTGCGGCAACTTAGCGGAACCGATGCACTAGAACTAATTGGTGCTTAATAAGGAAGGGGGAACACAGAGGAGTAATTTATTAATCCTCTGTGTTCCCGTATTTCCTGTTTACTCTTTCAGAAGTTGCATCTGCTATAGGCTGCTTTTATCGGCGGTTAATTCCAATTCTGAAACTGGAACTGCAACGAGTTGGGGTTTAATGGAAAATAGCGATCGCCAATTTAACATACTCGCTTGCATTAGTTCTACAAGAGATTGGCTACGCTGCTCCTGCACAAAAATTAGAGGTAATAAAGCAGCTAATCGCAACACAGCCGAAAGTACAAACACTGTTGTTAAACCACCGAAATGAGTATATTGAGCCAAAAAACCACCTGCTGTAGTTCCTAGTGCGCCAGTTACTCCACTAACAGCAGCAGCTATAGCAAAATAACTTGCTTGATGGCGTTCTGGTGCAACAACCATTTGTAAATTATTGGTACACAATTCAATAGCTGCCCAAGTTCCACCCATAAATAGGTGTAAAAGCGGAAACCAAAACCAAACAGAAACTTTGTCAGAACCAAGTCCCAGCCAAAGTAAAGGCGTTATTCCTACCAATAATCCTACAAAAACTAGCACCGGACGATTACCTATTCTATCTGCCAGCTTGCCCCAGACTATCATCATTACTAAGGTGGCGGCGGATGTTAAGCTGCTATAAATCGTTACCCAACTAACATCAATCTTGAGGTTATCTAATAAGTAGAGACTAAAGAAGGGAGTACAAATATTAACTGCAAAGGCCCAAAACCCAAAGTAAAGCAAAAATTTTAAAAAATTGGGATCAAGATGAGAGGTAAGCTCTAATAAAGATGATTTTTGCTTTTCCTCTGCTCCTGAGCTAGATACGATAATAGTGTCTTTACTACTATGTTTTATAGCCTGCTCTTTCGGATTAATATCTGCCATAAAGAACTGGCAACTTAAACTAATTAACCCAATTATTACTCCCAGGAACAAAATCACACCGTAGCCCTGAATCGTTCCACCAGGGCAAACGGATACAGCTACGCCTAATATTGGTACGCATAGTAGAGTAGTTAAACTAATCGCACTATTACGAACACCAAAATAGCGCCCCCGTAATTTTTGGGGAACTAAAACTGCCATCCAAGTTAGCCAGTTAGCACTTCCTAAAGCTCCAACTACATTAGTAACTAATAGTATTGCTAATGTACAAATTACTAAGTCATGCGGTGGGATGTGAAGCCAGTTATTAAACGCAATTCCTATAACTAAGATCAGCCACAGTAACCTTGATGGCCCGAATATCCAAATATTGTACCAGTGGCGGCTGGTAGTTCGTTCTGATATAAAAGCTCCTAGTGGTTGTAGCAAATTAACCAACATAGGAACTGAACACAGCATCCCAATCTCCATCGGGTTAGCGCCTAGCTGTAATAAAAAATTACTTAGCAATACCCCGCCTGTAATATTGGAGAAGATGACAGCAAAAATGCCATCCCATGTAGATGCTTTGAGGCTTGAGCGAATAACTGACTTAGATAGCTTGGTCGGACTATTGACGTTATTACTCGCTTGCGCTATAATTAGATCTTCTATTATTTCTACGTCAACTAGAGGAGATCTAGTTTTAACTGGGGCAAACTCGACTACAGAAGTAAATTGCTGGGAATGGGCAACCACTGAACTCCTCGCTAATAATATTGAATTTTGATCTTTTGTTTAAAAAAAGAGATTAATACGCTTGTGTTGGAACTATAAACGGGAAATTTACTTGGGATCAGCTTCCCGTAGAAAGATATATTTCTAAATCTATTGAAACAAAAGTCTAAAAAATACTCAATTTAAGTATTTATACTTAATTCTTAGAGATTAGGCGATCGCTTTTAAGACTTTGCCTGTACTCTTAAAAAAATGCCGCCTACTTGAAAGTTTTCGCACTTCGGTACTTTTGTAATTTATCAGGGTTTTCTACGCTCTCGACTAGCTATTAGTTTCTAATCTTGGCTGCAAACAGCTTCGGTGTTAGAAAATACTTCAACTGGCAGTTGCATAATATAAGCAATGCTGCTATACATTCTTAAAAAAAATATTAATTTACTTCTTAAGGTAGACGACCTTAATCAATATTATAACCAGTAAATCAGGAATTTTTTAGCACAAAGTACTAAAAAAACCTCAAGCTAAAACCCCAAACCCTCCGGTGTCCAAAGGTAGGGGAGAAGGTTTTATCTTTAATTAATCTGCGTAGATCTTGACCATAGAAAACGGAACTATAAGATGACACTATACCCACCCCGTTCGGGATATACATTACCAGTTTTTGCCTGTGCTGCTGCTGTTGCCGCTTTACGTTGCTTACGCCAGCATCAATCTGCTTCTGTGGTGGAAATAGATTTAATTACACCTGCCCAAACGGTAGAAATTCCTATTGAGCAAGTAGCTAAATTGCAGGATGGAATGGCGTTGGCGATAACTCGTAGTGATCCAGGTGATAACCTCGATTTAACTCGCAACACACCTATTTGGGCATTAGTGGAATGGGGAAAAGCGGAACAAACCGAAAGTATTGTGTTGCTTGGTGGTGAAGGAATTGGACGGCAAGTAAACGCTGATGGTAAGGCGGCTATCTATAATTATGCTGAGAACTTATTCCAAGAAAACTTAACCTGTTGGATAGAAGCAGGGGAAAAAATTCAGGTAACAATTATTTTGCCAGAAGGGCGATCGCTTGCAACTCGTACTTCTAATGCTACCTTTGGTGTTGTAGAGGGGCTTTCTTTACTTGGTACTACGGGCATTTCTCAGCCTTTAAGTGCGCCTGGACAGTTGGAGATATGTTTAGAAGAAGTACGCCATAAAGCTGCAATGTTCAGCAAAGCAGACAAAGATGCTTCTATTTATCCCTCCTCCCTCTCTCCCCTCCCTCCTTCCTCCTCCCTCCTCCCTCTCTCCCCCCCAGCTTTAGTCTTTTGCGTAGGAGAAAACGGCATAGACTTGGCTCAAAGGATGGGCATCACACATGAGTTAATTGTCAAGACTGCTAACTGGTTGGGATCTGTTTTAGTTGAGGCAGGGTTACAAAAAGTACCAGCAATTTTATTATTTGGTTATCACGGTAAGTTAATTAAACTTGCTGGAGGGATTTTTCATACTCATCATCACTTGGCTGATGGACGGCTAGAAATTTTTACGGCTTATGCTGCTCAAGTAGGCTTGCCAACAGGTATGTTACAGAAAGTTTTGGCTTGTGCTACGGCTGAAGATGCGCTGAAATATCTACGCGAGGTGGATAATTCTACAGGTAGTGATTGGGTGAATTTAGTTTATAGTGCGATCGCCTACCAAATCGATCAACGTTCACAAGCTTACATCCGTACTCATAGCGAACAAACTGTGCAAGTGGGGTCTGTTTTGTTTGATCGCGATCGCCAAATTATCGTTACAAGCACAATAGGGGATTTTTTGCTGTCAAAATTGTGCTAAAATCGCTCGAATATCTTTAAAATTAATAAAACAACATAAATTTTCTCTTTAAGCTTAATGGAGTATCAGCCGTCAGCTATTACCCTGGTAAATATCTCATTACTTGAGTTAAAACCTAACACATAGTTATTAATACCTAGTTTTTGATTGACCTGCGTAGCCGAAGGCTGACTGTTGAACACTCTCGTATTTGATTAAAAGGATTTTTAAGATTCGCGTTGCTACTTTTGCAGCGTTCTATTTGTAACAGTACACAAGTATCAGGATCAACCAGTGACCATCGAGACAGATATACCACCTCAAATAGAATCTTTGGGTGAGTTAAATCGCCAAATGCTCATTATTCTGGACTTTGGCTCTCAATACTCTGAGTTAATTGCTCGTCGAATTCGGGAAACTCAGGTTTATTCAGAAGTTCTTTCTTACCGTACTACTGCGGAACAGCTACGAACATTAAACCCCAAGGGAATTATTCTTTCTGGTGGCCCTAGCTCAGTTTATGACGAGTTTGCCCCTAAGTGCGATCCGGAGATTTGGAACTTAGGTATTCCCGTATTAGGAGTTTGTTACGGGATGCAGTTGATGGTACAACAACTGGGCGGCGAAGTTACGCGGGCAGAAAGAGGTGAGTATGGTAAAGCATCACTATATATTGATGATCCCACTGACTTGCTGACGAATGTGGAAGATGGCACGACCATGTGGATGAGTCATGGCGACTCTGTGAATCGGATGCCAGAGGGATTTGAATTATTAGCGCATACTGATAATACTCCTTGTGCTGCGATCGCTCACCATGAGAAAAAGCTGTACGGTGTGCAGTTCCATCCTGAAGTTGTACACTCAATTGGCGGCAAAGCATTAATCCGTAATTTTGTCTACCATATTTGTGATTGTGAGCCAACTTGGACTACAGCCGCTTTTGTGGAAGAGTCAGTTAGGGAAATTCGCGCCAGAGTTGGGGAGAAGCGGGTATTATTAGCTCTTTCTGGTGGTGTTGATTCTTCAACTTTGGCATTTTTGCTGCATAAAGCAATTGGCGATCAATTAACTTGTATGTTTATCGATCAAGGCTTTATGCGTAAGTATGAGCCAGAAAGATTGGTGAAGTTGTTTAAAGAAGAATTTCACATTGATGTTGAGTATGTGAATGCACGCGATCGCTTTTTAGCTCAAATTGCAGGTATAACTGATCCAGAAGAAAAACGCCGTCGTATTGGTCACGAATTCAT contains the following coding sequences:
- a CDS encoding Uma2 family endonuclease, with the translated sequence MAVQMLKRLFTVEEYYQMAAAGILTENDRVELIEGEIVEMAAIGSRHGACVNRLNSLFSQLLGIRAIVGVQNPVRLNNNSEPQPDIALLQPRPDFYADGHPQPQDIFLIIEVADTTIEYDREVKLPLYASSRISEIWIINLNHEVIEVYRNPNNNRYESVQIFQRGSQITIPAFAELSLAVNDILG
- a CDS encoding MFS transporter is translated as MVAHSQQFTSVVEFAPVKTRSPLVDVEIIEDLIIAQASNNVNSPTKLSKSVIRSSLKASTWDGIFAVIFSNITGGVLLSNFLLQLGANPMEIGMLCSVPMLVNLLQPLGAFISERTTSRHWYNIWIFGPSRLLWLILVIGIAFNNWLHIPPHDLVICTLAILLVTNVVGALGSANWLTWMAVLVPQKLRGRYFGVRNSAISLTTLLCVPILGVAVSVCPGGTIQGYGVILFLGVIIGLISLSCQFFMADINPKEQAIKHSSKDTIIVSSSGAEEKQKSSLLELTSHLDPNFLKFLLYFGFWAFAVNICTPFFSLYLLDNLKIDVSWVTIYSSLTSAATLVMMIVWGKLADRIGNRPVLVFVGLLVGITPLLWLGLGSDKVSVWFWFPLLHLFMGGTWAAIELCTNNLQMVVAPERHQASYFAIAAAVSGVTGALGTTAGGFLAQYTHFGGLTTVFVLSAVLRLAALLPLIFVQEQRSQSLVELMQASMLNWRSLFSIKPQLVAVPVSELELTADKSSL
- a CDS encoding cobalt-precorrin-5B (C(1))-methyltransferase — translated: MTLYPPRSGYTLPVFACAAAVAALRCLRQHQSASVVEIDLITPAQTVEIPIEQVAKLQDGMALAITRSDPGDNLDLTRNTPIWALVEWGKAEQTESIVLLGGEGIGRQVNADGKAAIYNYAENLFQENLTCWIEAGEKIQVTIILPEGRSLATRTSNATFGVVEGLSLLGTTGISQPLSAPGQLEICLEEVRHKAAMFSKADKDASIYPSSLSPLPPSSSLLPLSPPALVFCVGENGIDLAQRMGITHELIVKTANWLGSVLVEAGLQKVPAILLFGYHGKLIKLAGGIFHTHHHLADGRLEIFTAYAAQVGLPTGMLQKVLACATAEDALKYLREVDNSTGSDWVNLVYSAIAYQIDQRSQAYIRTHSEQTVQVGSVLFDRDRQIIVTSTIGDFLLSKLC
- the guaA gene encoding glutamine-hydrolyzing GMP synthase; the protein is MTIETDIPPQIESLGELNRQMLIILDFGSQYSELIARRIRETQVYSEVLSYRTTAEQLRTLNPKGIILSGGPSSVYDEFAPKCDPEIWNLGIPVLGVCYGMQLMVQQLGGEVTRAERGEYGKASLYIDDPTDLLTNVEDGTTMWMSHGDSVNRMPEGFELLAHTDNTPCAAIAHHEKKLYGVQFHPEVVHSIGGKALIRNFVYHICDCEPTWTTAAFVEESVREIRARVGEKRVLLALSGGVDSSTLAFLLHKAIGDQLTCMFIDQGFMRKYEPERLVKLFKEEFHIDVEYVNARDRFLAQIAGITDPEEKRRRIGHEFIRVFEEESKRLGPFDYLAQGTLYPDVIESADTNVDPKSGERVAVKIKSHHNVGGLPKDLRFKLVEPLRKLFKDEVRKVGRAIGLPEEIVQRQPFPGPGLAIRILGEVTAEKLNILRDADLIVRQEINRQGFYNQLWQSFAVLLPIRSVGVMGDQRTYAYPIVLRLVKSEDGMTADWARVPYDLLETISNRIVNEVKGVNRVVYDITSKPPGTIEWE